ATAACGCTCCTGCGTTAGATTCCAAAGACATAACTAGCTATATTCCAGAAAACGGTAAGTATAAGAAGGCCTATCTTTCAACGAACTACACTTTCGATGACCGATTTTGTACTTTCTTCCCCAGAATGTATAGCCCTCAGAGTGACCATATTCAGGAGTATAAGTCGTGGGCAAACATACAGGGCAAACCTATAGATGTTACCTACAATGGTAAAACACAAACACTCTACTGCCCAACTTTTGGAGAAAATTTAAAGTTCTTTTTCAGGTACCAAGTAGGGTTCATGTATTTCCGCTACTTTATGTGGAATTTTGCTGGAAGACAAAATGATGTTCAGGGAACAGGAGAACCATACAACGGAAATTGGTTAAGTGGAATAAATGCCGTCGACGATTTTCGACTTGGTCCTCAGGAAAACCTTCCCGCTGGCATGAAAAACCCACAAACAAGGGCTGTATACTACTTACTGCCATTGCTGTTAGGCCTGCTGGGGGTATTCTATCAATATAACAAAAGCAAAAGAGATTTCTGGGTTGTACTTATGCTTTTTCTACTTACAGGTCTTGCAATTATTGTTTTCCTCAACCAATCTCCTCTTCAACCAAGAGAGCGAGACTATGCATACGCAGGTTCATTCTATGCTTTTGCCATTTGGATTGGACTCGGTATTCTCGCGCTTACAGAGGGGATTAAGCGGGTGATTAAACGGCCGGTAATTGCCGCTTCGTTGGCAACCATAATCGGTTTGTTAGCTGCTCCAACCTTGATGGCCAAAGAGAATTGGGTTTCGCACGATAGATCTAATCGCTATACTGCGAGAGATTTCGCATACGATTACCTAAATTCATGTGCACCTAATGCAATTCTATTTACCAATGGGGATAACGATACTTTCCCCCTGTGGTACGCTCAGGAGGTTGAGGGAATTAGAACTGATGTTCGCGTAGTAAACCTAAGTCTCCTTGGCACCGACTGGTATATCAGTCAAATGCAAAAACAGCTGTACAGCGCTAAACCTGTTCCGTTCACCCTGCCCTTTAATAAATACGTTCAAGGGGTTAATGAGCAGCTCCCCATTGTGGATAGGGGTATCAAGGGCTATAGTAATGTTGGCGATATTGTAAACTTTATTGCAAGCGACAACGCAGTGACAAAGGTGCAAACCATGGATGGCGAGTCATTGGACTACCTCCCTACACGCAACATTGCAATTCCCGTAGACAAGGAGAAAGTGTTGGAAAATGGAACTGTAAGACCCGAAATGGCGAGCCAGATTGATTCCGTTCTGACCTTCACCATTCCGACTTCAAAAAAATACATCAATAAGCCGGAAATGATGCTGCTCGATCTACTCGCTCACTTTGGCTGGGATCGACCAATATACTTTGTTTCTCCGGCAAGCGATGTGAACATTGGAATTCAGGATTACTTACAGCTCGATGGGTTTGCTTATCGTCTTGTTCCGATAAAAACCATCTCTGACCAGTACTACAATGTTGGCAGAATTGACGTGGATACGATGTATACAAGAATGATGAAAACATTCCACTATGGTGGATACGGAAATCCAAAAACCTTTCTTGACTATAACAATGTAAGGACGCTTCAGGTGGTGCATCTTAAGAAAAATTTCAGCCGGCTTGCTGATGCACTTTGCGCAGAAGGGAAATACGATTCAGCGAAAGTTGTAATGAATAAGTGTATGGAACTAACCCCAACAAGTCAGATACCATACGACCTATTTACGTTGGACAATATCCGCAGCCTCTATCTGGCAAAGGAAACAGAAAAGGCGAATAAGCTTGTTGAGGACTTATGCCAAACCACCTCGGACAACCTGGCCTACATCATGAACCTTACACCACGATTTAAGTCGATGTACGATACTCCAACTCAGCTCAACCTGTACTTGTGCACTGAAGCAATGAAGATTGCCAAAGAGAACCAACAAGCAGACCTATCAGCGAAATTAGAGAAGGATTTTCAAGCGCGATTCGCGCGGTTTATGCAGCAATAGAAAAAAAAGTCGGCAATTGCCGACTTTTTTTTGATCTAGATCAACCTTTCTTGGTAGAATTAGTTTAAATTTCGTAGTGATTTAGTTTGCATTAACCAAGCCAAAGAAATCGATATGGAAAATATTTTACTCCGGATTGTTGTTCCTTGGGACTTTACCCCTGTAGCCGAAAACGCATTGAAATATGCTATAGCTGCATGCAAAGAGAGGGATGCCTATAAGATTGACCTTATTCATGTGGTTTCGCCTGGAGGTCTTTTTGCTAAAGGAAAGCTAACAAAAAAAGAGGCCGAAGAGCGGCTGGTGCTAGATATTGAAAAAGTAACCAAAGAACACGGCATCAAGTTGAATTTCAAAGTTCTTGAAGGAACTATCTTTACAACCTTAACCGAATATGCCGACGAAACAAAGGCCGATTTCGTTTTTATGGGAACACATGGAATCAAGGGTGTTCAAAAGTTAACCGGCAGCTGGGCGCTTAAGGTCATTGCCGGGTCAAATGTTCCCTTCATTGTTGTTCAGGACGAGCCATCGAGCAGTCACCAACGGGTGTTTGAGCACATTGTCGTTCCGGTGGATTTCAAGCCAGAAAGTAAGGAGTTGATGATTAAGGCGGTAAAAACGGCGATCCATTTTGGATCAAAGATTCACCTTTTCAAGCAAAACTCAACCGATCAGGGTGTGCTTAAAAAGATTAACTCAAATATGCTTTTTGCAAAAAGCCAAGTGGAGGAATATCGCATACCATTTGAGCAGCATTTTGCTGCAAAAACAAGTGGCTTTGCCGATGATATTGTAAAGTTGGCACAGGATATTGAGGCTGATCTTATCTTGGTTATGACCACAAAGAATATCGATTTTAGCGACTACATTTTTGGTGCACAGGAGCAGTACATTATTGCCAATAATGCAAAGTTGCCAGTGATGTGC
The sequence above is drawn from the Williamwhitmania sp. genome and encodes:
- a CDS encoding DUF2723 domain-containing protein, yielding MRQFKLTNIIVGWIVFAIAATTYLLTIEPTASYWDCSEFIATSFKLEVGHPPGAPLFMIMGRIASLFASNPAKVAASINSLTALASGFTILFLFWSITHLAKRLLVKKDEEPTLWQIISIMGAGAVGALAYTYSDTFWFSAVEAEVYGTSSLFTAIVFWAILKWENEADKPRANRWIIFIAYMMGLSIGVHLLSLLTIPVIVFVYYFKKFKVTPWGFIGAGAVAVAALAVVLNGIIPWLISFASGFDLFFVNTLGLPFNSGALFYALLLISLLIWSVYYTHKKGKVIANTIMLAISVIIIGYSSFAMVVIRSIANPPLDENSPDNVFALLHYINRDQYGAPPLVYGQYYNAPALDSKDITSYIPENGKYKKAYLSTNYTFDDRFCTFFPRMYSPQSDHIQEYKSWANIQGKPIDVTYNGKTQTLYCPTFGENLKFFFRYQVGFMYFRYFMWNFAGRQNDVQGTGEPYNGNWLSGINAVDDFRLGPQENLPAGMKNPQTRAVYYLLPLLLGLLGVFYQYNKSKRDFWVVLMLFLLTGLAIIVFLNQSPLQPRERDYAYAGSFYAFAIWIGLGILALTEGIKRVIKRPVIAASLATIIGLLAAPTLMAKENWVSHDRSNRYTARDFAYDYLNSCAPNAILFTNGDNDTFPLWYAQEVEGIRTDVRVVNLSLLGTDWYISQMQKQLYSAKPVPFTLPFNKYVQGVNEQLPIVDRGIKGYSNVGDIVNFIASDNAVTKVQTMDGESLDYLPTRNIAIPVDKEKVLENGTVRPEMASQIDSVLTFTIPTSKKYINKPEMMLLDLLAHFGWDRPIYFVSPASDVNIGIQDYLQLDGFAYRLVPIKTISDQYYNVGRIDVDTMYTRMMKTFHYGGYGNPKTFLDYNNVRTLQVVHLKKNFSRLADALCAEGKYDSAKVVMNKCMELTPTSQIPYDLFTLDNIRSLYLAKETEKANKLVEDLCQTTSDNLAYIMNLTPRFKSMYDTPTQLNLYLCTEAMKIAKENQQADLSAKLEKDFQARFARFMQQ
- a CDS encoding universal stress protein, with translation MENILLRIVVPWDFTPVAENALKYAIAACKERDAYKIDLIHVVSPGGLFAKGKLTKKEAEERLVLDIEKVTKEHGIKLNFKVLEGTIFTTLTEYADETKADFVFMGTHGIKGVQKLTGSWALKVIAGSNVPFIVVQDEPSSSHQRVFEHIVVPVDFKPESKELMIKAVKTAIHFGSKIHLFKQNSTDQGVLKKINSNMLFAKSQVEEYRIPFEQHFAAKTSGFADDIVKLAQDIEADLILVMTTKNIDFSDYIFGAQEQYIIANNAKLPVMCFNPSMVR